A stretch of DNA from Methylogaea oryzae:
CGGCCAGCCCCAGCCGCCGTCGCTGTGCTTGAAGCGGATGTTGCGGAATTTGAGGCTCCACAGCAAATCCTTGGCGCGCTGCTGCAAGGGCAGGATGCGCTCCACCGTGTAGACCTTTTTCACCAAGCTGGCCAGCACGGCGGTCTGGTAGCCGCAGCCGGTGCCGACTTCCAGCACGTTGGCCGGCCGGCGGTTTTCCAGCAACAGCTCGGTCATGCGCGCCACGGTGTAGGGCTGCGAAATGGTCTGGCCCTGGCCGATGGGCAGCGCCGTGTCTTCGTATGCGCGCTCGGCGAAACCGGTCTCCACGAACAGGTGGCGGGGAGTATGCAGTATCACCTCCAACACCGCCTCGTTGGCGACCCCCTGCTCGCGCAAACGCTCCAACAGGCGCAAGCGGGTGCGCCGCGAGGTCATGCCGATGCCTTCCAGGCTTTGCGTCATTGCGTCATGTTTCCTTGCAGCCATTGCCCCAAGGATTGCAAACCTTCGTGGCGGGTAAGATCGATTTGCAAGGGCGTCACCGATACGTAGTTGTTGCGCACCGCGTAAAAATCGGTGCCGGGGCCGGCGTCCGCCTCGGGACCGGCGGGTCCGACCCAATAAATATTGTTGCCGCGCGGGTCATGCGATTTGATGACCGGCTCCGCCTTATGGCGCTGGCCCAAGCGGGTGGCTTGATAACCGCGCACATCGGCCAGAGGAACGTCCGGGACGTTGACGTTGAGAATCAGGTCGCCCGTCAAGGGCTGCCGCTGGATGCGCGTGAGCAGCTGCAAAGCCACCGCCGCGGCCGTGTCGAAATGGTGCTTGCCGTCCTGCGTCACCGTGGCGAGGGATATGGCGATGGCGGGATACCCCAGGAAGCGCCCTTCGGTGGCCGCCGCCACCGTGCCGGAATACAGCACGTCGTCGCCCATATTGGCGCCGTGGTTGATGCCGGCGAACACCATGTCCGGCTCCTGATCCAGCAAGCCGGTGATGGCCAGATGCACGCAATCGGTCGGCGTCCCGTCCACCTTGATGAAGCCATTGGACGCCCGCGAGGCGCGCAGCGGGCGATCCAGCGTCAAGGAATTGCTGGCGCCGCTGCGGTTGCGCTCGGGCGCCACGACGGTCACCTGGGCCGCTTGGCGCAAAGCGGCCGCCAGGCTGCTGAGGCCGTCTGCGGCATAACCGTCGTCGTTGCTAAGTAAAATGTGCATGAATGCGGGGCAGTACGCGCTGAACGTTGCCGGATTTTACACGATACGCCCGGCGAATATCAGGCCAAAAGCATCCAAACCCTTAATCGAACAAGACCTTACGAACGGATGCCGCCGTCAACTCTGCTAAAATCGCGCCATTCCACCGCCGGATTCAGCCATGCACGCCCTGTCCCTACGCAAACTCGTCAAAACTTACAAAAACGGCCTGACCGCCGTGAAAGGCATCGACCTGGACGTGGAGGAAGGGGATTTCTTCGCCCTGCTCGGCCCCAACGGCGCCGGCAAAAGCACCACCATCGGCATCGTCACCTCGCTGGTCAATAAAACCTCCGGCACGGTGAGCGTGTTCGGCCACGACCTGGACCGCGAGCGGGACGCGGCGAAAAGCTGCATCGGCCTGGTGCCCCAGGAAGTCAACTTCAGCCAGTTCGAGAAACCGTTCGACATCGTCGTCAACCAGGCGGGTTATTACGGCATCCCGCGCCGCGTGGCGACGGAGCGGGCCGAGCGCTATCTGCAGCAGCTGAGCCTGTGGGACAAGCGCGACATTCCCTCGCGACAGCTGTCCGGCGGCATGAAGCGGCGCTTGATGATCGCCCGCGCCCTGGTGCACCAGCCCAAGCTGCTGATCCTGGACGAACCCACCGCCGGGGTGGACATCGAAATCCGCCGATCCATGTGGGAGTTCCTGCGCCAGATCAATCGCGAAGGCACCACCATCATCCTCACGACCCACTACCTGGAAGAGGCGGAAAGCCTGTGCCGCAATATCGCCATCATCGAC
This window harbors:
- a CDS encoding protein-L-isoaspartate(D-aspartate) O-methyltransferase encodes the protein MTQSLEGIGMTSRRTRLRLLERLREQGVANEAVLEVILHTPRHLFVETGFAERAYEDTALPIGQGQTISQPYTVARMTELLLENRRPANVLEVGTGCGYQTAVLASLVKKVYTVERILPLQQRAKDLLWSLKFRNIRFKHSDGGWGWPEFAPYDGILVTAAPTEVPEALLAQLAPGGVMIVPVGVGRQQYLQRIVRTDNNFTAEIIEPATFVPLLPGVG
- the surE gene encoding 5'/3'-nucleotidase SurE; protein product: MHILLSNDDGYAADGLSSLAAALRQAAQVTVVAPERNRSGASNSLTLDRPLRASRASNGFIKVDGTPTDCVHLAITGLLDQEPDMVFAGINHGANMGDDVLYSGTVAAATEGRFLGYPAIAISLATVTQDGKHHFDTAAAVALQLLTRIQRQPLTGDLILNVNVPDVPLADVRGYQATRLGQRHKAEPVIKSHDPRGNNIYWVGPAGPEADAGPGTDFYAVRNNYVSVTPLQIDLTRHEGLQSLGQWLQGNMTQ
- a CDS encoding ABC transporter ATP-binding protein; the protein is MHALSLRKLVKTYKNGLTAVKGIDLDVEEGDFFALLGPNGAGKSTTIGIVTSLVNKTSGTVSVFGHDLDRERDAAKSCIGLVPQEVNFSQFEKPFDIVVNQAGYYGIPRRVATERAERYLQQLSLWDKRDIPSRQLSGGMKRRLMIARALVHQPKLLILDEPTAGVDIEIRRSMWEFLRQINREGTTIILTTHYLEEAESLCRNIAIIDGGEIIEHSPMAALLAKLDTESFILDLSEPCAETPAVAGYRLELLDAQTLAADVPKAMGLNGLFQGLGAQGVGVTSMRNKANRLEQLFLDLVDGEKR